Proteins from one Bdellovibrio svalbardensis genomic window:
- a CDS encoding TolC family protein: MKKRFLLVSLFVGLKAFGMEGLTSLEQQLSEKNQTLEALKNELRAKEHILQSSYSNYYPTFNAVGGWGDKYVDDPGERDKGYFGYIDGRLNLFNGFKHVSTSDQRTIEAKLTELEYEQTRRDLKMQLIEVTSEMIYLHKLQEILFEEEKITKSQKSWAQKKVSAGLTSSVDNLEFDLREDEIRIQHRQIDQLHKESHLRLVHLFGADVADSDLDKLNFTSVAKLTDVPTFSPEKNLDNQKATLQSRLSEAEKKNIKADFMPTVDFVYSFGRLTPSENSPMKFNESNYALQVVIPLFTGFDTVYKNRSADSNLASSKARSAQTQVDSLSLFNALSEKIKELSDLYVINERKLESSKKYFDLTVSEYKRGIKNSPDLVSATERWFSSQKRKFELLKELELTRVKLDNLN, encoded by the coding sequence ATGAAAAAAAGATTTCTTCTTGTCAGTTTGTTTGTGGGTTTGAAGGCCTTCGGAATGGAGGGCCTGACAAGTCTTGAGCAGCAACTGAGTGAAAAAAATCAAACTCTTGAAGCTTTAAAAAATGAATTGCGGGCTAAAGAGCATATTTTGCAGTCTTCCTACTCCAACTACTACCCCACCTTCAACGCTGTCGGTGGTTGGGGTGACAAGTATGTCGATGATCCGGGCGAACGTGATAAAGGTTATTTCGGTTATATTGACGGCCGCCTGAACCTGTTCAACGGCTTTAAGCATGTCTCGACCTCAGATCAACGCACCATTGAAGCTAAATTGACAGAACTTGAGTACGAGCAAACCAGACGCGATTTGAAGATGCAACTCATAGAAGTGACCAGCGAAATGATTTACCTTCACAAGCTGCAGGAAATTCTGTTTGAGGAAGAAAAAATAACTAAATCGCAAAAATCATGGGCCCAAAAAAAGGTCTCAGCGGGGCTCACCAGCTCCGTCGACAATCTCGAATTTGATCTAAGAGAAGATGAAATTCGCATTCAGCACAGACAAATAGACCAGCTTCATAAAGAGTCGCACTTACGACTGGTGCATTTGTTTGGCGCAGATGTCGCCGACAGCGATCTTGATAAACTCAACTTCACCAGTGTTGCCAAACTCACTGACGTTCCAACTTTTAGTCCGGAAAAAAATCTTGATAATCAAAAGGCGACTCTACAGTCAAGGCTATCAGAGGCTGAAAAAAAGAATATCAAAGCGGACTTTATGCCGACCGTGGATTTTGTGTACAGCTTCGGCAGGCTGACTCCTTCAGAAAATTCACCAATGAAATTCAACGAATCAAATTACGCACTCCAGGTTGTCATTCCATTGTTTACGGGATTTGATACTGTTTATAAAAATCGCTCTGCCGATTCGAACCTGGCTTCCAGCAAGGCACGATCCGCACAGACCCAGGTAGATTCCTTGAGTCTGTTCAATGCGCTATCAGAAAAGATCAAGGAACTCAGTGATCTCTATGTTATCAACGAAAGAAAACTTGAATCATCGAAAAAGTATTTTGATTTGACAGTCAGTGAATACAAACGCGGGATCAAGAACTCCCCGGATCTAGTGAGCGCCACAGAACGCTGGTTCTCTTCGCAAAAAAGAAAATTCGAACTATTGAAAGAGCTCGAATTGACAAGAGTCAAACTGGACAACCTTAATTAG
- a CDS encoding copper-transporting P-type ATPase — MEPHHIHSPAPLSEIYSANIEYTCPMHPQIRQPGPGNCPICGMTLEPATSVAEEPEDDHEYLSMRKRFWVSTVLCVPLLFLTMGVRHLIHSQSLKSLFPWVELILATPVVLWGGWPFFVRFWQSLKNRSMNMFTLIGLGVAVAFIYSVVALFFPDVFPASFRDSLTGEVGFYFEAAAVIVALVLLGQVLELKARGQTSAAIKSLLGLAPKTARIIQSDGREEDVPLESIHVGDQLRVRPGEKVPVDGRILLGQSSVDESMVSGEAMPVEKSAGAKVIGATINGTGGFVMLAEKIGKDTMLAQIAQMVSEAQRSRAPIQKLVDQVSSYFVPAVILVAVLTFSVWAGVGPDPKLAHAIINSVAVLIIACPCALGLATPMSIMVATGRGATMGVLFRNAEAIEMMRKVDTLVVDKTGTLTLGKPKLVTVQTFGGFSELEVLSLAASLERVSEHPLAQSIVAGADEKQAAKFEARDFRSITGKGAKAEVNGRAVAIGNQSLLQELSMSLGPEELQANALREDGQTVMYVTIDGKIAALLGVLDPIKETTTSAIQNLRDSGIKVFMMTGDNEKTAQVVAKKVGLDGYFADVLPQGKAEIVKKMQSEGRFVGMAGDGINDAPALAQAQVGIAMGTGTDVAMNSAGVTLVKGDLVGIVRARALSEGTLRNIKQNLFFAFIYNSLGIPIAAGILYPFFGILLSPMIAAAAMSMSSVSVIANALRLKRTTL; from the coding sequence ATGGAACCCCATCATATTCATTCGCCTGCGCCTCTATCCGAAATTTATTCCGCGAATATTGAATACACCTGTCCGATGCATCCACAAATTCGTCAGCCGGGACCTGGGAATTGTCCGATCTGTGGGATGACACTGGAGCCGGCAACGTCTGTCGCTGAAGAGCCCGAAGACGATCACGAGTATCTATCGATGCGAAAGAGATTTTGGGTCAGCACTGTCCTTTGTGTTCCCTTGTTGTTTCTTACAATGGGTGTGCGCCATCTGATCCATTCTCAAAGTTTAAAGTCATTGTTTCCTTGGGTGGAATTGATTCTTGCAACGCCAGTGGTTCTTTGGGGAGGATGGCCGTTCTTTGTTCGGTTTTGGCAATCACTCAAGAATCGCAGCATGAATATGTTTACATTGATTGGTCTTGGGGTTGCCGTTGCCTTTATTTACAGCGTCGTAGCACTATTTTTTCCCGATGTTTTTCCGGCTTCCTTTAGGGATTCCTTGACCGGAGAAGTGGGGTTCTACTTTGAAGCTGCGGCAGTGATCGTGGCATTAGTTCTTCTTGGGCAAGTTTTGGAATTAAAAGCCCGCGGGCAGACAAGTGCAGCCATAAAATCCCTGTTGGGGTTGGCGCCGAAAACAGCACGGATAATTCAATCTGATGGCCGTGAGGAAGATGTGCCTCTGGAGTCCATACACGTCGGTGATCAATTGCGTGTGCGGCCTGGAGAAAAGGTTCCCGTCGACGGGCGAATTTTGTTGGGACAATCTTCTGTGGATGAATCCATGGTTAGCGGGGAAGCTATGCCAGTGGAAAAATCAGCGGGCGCAAAGGTCATCGGTGCGACCATTAATGGAACGGGTGGTTTCGTAATGCTCGCCGAAAAGATCGGAAAGGACACGATGCTTGCGCAAATTGCGCAGATGGTTTCCGAAGCACAGCGATCCCGGGCTCCTATTCAGAAATTGGTAGATCAGGTCTCTTCCTATTTTGTTCCTGCTGTCATTCTCGTCGCGGTTCTAACCTTTAGTGTTTGGGCTGGTGTCGGTCCTGATCCCAAACTGGCTCATGCAATCATCAACTCCGTGGCTGTTTTGATTATTGCTTGTCCTTGCGCCCTTGGATTAGCAACGCCCATGTCGATCATGGTCGCGACGGGCCGGGGAGCTACCATGGGGGTGCTTTTCAGAAATGCCGAAGCCATTGAGATGATGAGGAAAGTTGATACTTTAGTTGTTGATAAGACGGGAACTTTGACGCTGGGGAAGCCAAAACTTGTGACAGTTCAAACTTTTGGCGGCTTTTCTGAGCTGGAGGTCCTTTCCTTGGCGGCCAGCCTTGAACGGGTCAGCGAACATCCTTTAGCGCAGTCTATTGTTGCTGGCGCGGATGAAAAACAGGCTGCAAAGTTTGAGGCTCGCGACTTTCGATCAATCACAGGAAAAGGGGCTAAGGCCGAAGTGAATGGACGAGCTGTTGCTATTGGCAACCAGTCCCTGTTGCAGGAACTATCAATGTCTTTGGGGCCTGAAGAATTGCAAGCCAATGCGCTGAGAGAGGACGGGCAAACCGTCATGTACGTCACAATTGACGGTAAAATTGCAGCCTTGTTGGGAGTGCTGGATCCCATCAAGGAAACCACGACTTCCGCCATTCAGAATTTGCGAGATAGCGGTATAAAAGTTTTCATGATGACTGGAGATAATGAGAAGACGGCGCAGGTCGTGGCAAAAAAAGTGGGCTTGGACGGATACTTTGCTGACGTTTTACCTCAAGGCAAAGCAGAAATTGTAAAGAAGATGCAGAGTGAAGGACGCTTTGTGGGAATGGCCGGTGATGGAATTAACGATGCACCGGCTTTAGCACAAGCCCAGGTGGGCATCGCGATGGGGACGGGGACAGATGTTGCGATGAATAGCGCTGGAGTAACCCTTGTTAAAGGAGATCTAGTAGGCATTGTTCGGGCTCGGGCCCTCAGTGAGGGCACCTTGAGAAACATTAAGCAGAACCTGTTTTTTGCGTTTATTTACAACTCGCTCGGTATTCCAATAGCTGCGGGAATCTTGTATCCCTTCTTTGGAATACTCTTAAGTCCTATGATCGCTGCTGCGGCGATGAGCATGAGTTCTGTCTCTGTTATCGCAAATGCGTTGCGACTTAAAAGGACGACTTTGTAG
- a CDS encoding efflux RND transporter periplasmic adaptor subunit, protein MKKQRLDSIRKIVGWIRRHPVSSALILILFVSSILMTQRMTQRSRGVWSEPLKRGPIILSVYGIGTVMANRSYQIKLGVMKTINRLYVKEGDFVQKGQKLVLMDQEAYFAPFAGTVTFVPFKQGENVLNQTPVLSLVDLNDRYLLVSLEQQGALRVLPKQKVRISFDSIRDKNYQGVVDSIYSNEGNFLARIAVVDLPARILPGMTGDVAIAIEEHPDALLLPVAAVENGDTVWIRKGVGLTKAIKIKTGILDRDLIEVLSGDLHEGDKVLIRKQVGP, encoded by the coding sequence ATGAAAAAGCAGCGACTGGACTCAATCCGAAAAATTGTGGGATGGATTCGACGGCACCCCGTCAGCAGTGCTTTGATTCTCATTTTGTTTGTCTCCAGCATTCTCATGACTCAACGAATGACTCAGCGTTCACGAGGTGTTTGGTCTGAACCACTCAAGCGGGGTCCCATCATCCTTTCCGTGTATGGCATTGGCACCGTGATGGCGAATCGCAGCTACCAAATCAAACTGGGAGTCATGAAGACCATCAACCGTCTGTACGTTAAAGAAGGAGATTTCGTCCAGAAAGGGCAAAAGTTAGTGTTGATGGATCAAGAGGCCTACTTCGCCCCCTTTGCAGGAACTGTGACCTTTGTTCCGTTCAAACAAGGCGAAAATGTCCTGAATCAGACACCCGTTCTTTCATTGGTAGACCTGAATGATCGATACCTGCTGGTGTCCCTCGAGCAGCAAGGAGCTTTGCGTGTTCTTCCCAAGCAAAAAGTGCGCATCAGTTTTGATTCCATTCGCGATAAAAATTATCAAGGCGTTGTCGACTCTATTTATTCCAATGAAGGAAATTTCTTAGCAAGGATTGCGGTTGTGGATTTGCCCGCCCGAATTCTGCCTGGAATGACGGGAGATGTGGCAATTGCCATCGAAGAACATCCCGATGCCTTGCTGTTGCCAGTGGCCGCCGTAGAAAATGGCGACACTGTCTGGATTCGGAAGGGCGTGGGATTGACCAAGGCTATCAAAATAAAAACAGGCATTCTCGATCGTGATTTGATCGAAGTTTTAAGTGGCGATTTACATGAAGGAGATAAGGTTCTGATCAGAAAGCAGGTGGGACCATGA
- a CDS encoding ABC transporter permease: protein MIFLAIRYLIERKRQTLLTFLGVFLGTMAYVAVSGFFLGFHVFIVEQLVNNAAQIHIQARKDYLSAHQLDQAFYENSYRHVFWYFPPSGNLGYLEVQDPQSWYERLARDPRVEAYSPLLTTAALFSLSKISVSAVLIGCNPIQQQKVTSIADYVVDGHFRDLAVGGNRVILGDELMKRLGVGINQTVRVSVGTGNASPFKVVGRYYTGNRFADSQAYAAINDVQRLNGTPNQVNEIGVRLKDYRQAAAIATNWSRIAPERTESWDQQNANILSVFRIQDALRFSMIATVVIVAGFGIYNVLNMTVNQKRQDIAILRSMGYDTFDVVMLFFSQGLILGVLGGACGLFAGYFFCRYLQTIPFMPAAPGNPQGYLHISLDSAIYIQAALVALISSSLASILPARAAGRLTPIDIIRAGG from the coding sequence ATGATTTTTCTGGCAATTCGCTATCTCATCGAGCGCAAAAGACAGACGCTCTTAACCTTCCTTGGCGTCTTTTTGGGAACCATGGCTTATGTCGCCGTTTCCGGATTCTTCCTGGGCTTTCACGTCTTCATTGTGGAGCAATTGGTCAACAATGCCGCCCAAATTCATATTCAAGCCCGAAAGGACTACTTGAGTGCACACCAACTGGATCAAGCGTTTTACGAAAACTCTTATCGTCATGTTTTCTGGTACTTCCCGCCTTCGGGAAATCTGGGATATCTCGAAGTTCAAGATCCGCAAAGTTGGTATGAGCGACTGGCTCGAGATCCACGGGTCGAGGCTTATTCACCCCTGTTGACCACTGCCGCTCTGTTCAGTCTATCAAAGATCTCAGTTTCAGCAGTCCTGATCGGTTGCAATCCTATTCAACAACAAAAAGTAACTAGCATCGCAGACTATGTGGTCGATGGACATTTTCGTGATTTGGCAGTCGGCGGAAATCGCGTGATTCTGGGTGATGAGCTGATGAAACGCCTGGGAGTGGGAATCAATCAGACCGTGAGGGTTTCGGTGGGAACTGGAAATGCCTCCCCCTTCAAGGTGGTGGGCCGCTATTACACAGGAAATCGTTTCGCCGACTCACAAGCCTATGCTGCAATCAATGATGTTCAACGACTGAATGGAACTCCCAATCAAGTGAATGAAATTGGGGTTCGTTTGAAAGACTATCGACAGGCGGCCGCCATCGCCACGAATTGGTCCCGCATTGCTCCCGAGCGAACTGAAAGCTGGGATCAACAGAATGCCAATATCCTCTCAGTATTCCGAATTCAAGATGCCCTGCGATTTTCAATGATCGCAACAGTGGTCATTGTGGCTGGTTTTGGAATTTACAATGTTTTAAACATGACCGTAAATCAAAAGCGTCAGGACATAGCAATTTTGCGTTCGATGGGCTATGACACTTTCGACGTGGTCATGCTTTTCTTTTCACAAGGCTTAATTCTTGGAGTCCTTGGAGGAGCCTGCGGTCTGTTCGCGGGATACTTCTTCTGCCGCTATTTGCAAACGATCCCCTTCATGCCTGCAGCTCCGGGCAATCCTCAAGGCTATTTGCATATCTCGTTGGACTCTGCGATTTATATTCAAGCGGCTCTGGTTGCTTTGATCTCCTCATCTCTGGCTTCTATTTTACCAGCCCGAGCGGCGGGGCGCCTGACTCCGATTGATATTATTCGAGCGGGAGGATAG
- a CDS encoding ABC transporter ATP-binding protein — protein sequence MGIVVNDITKSFGDPPTYALNGITLKIEDGEFVSLSGKSGSGKSTLLYILSSLDNPTLGKVQISGREVITMNSDDLYEFRNQKMGFIFQFHYLIGELTTLENILMPARKFQQEAEKLPEARALLEQFELHEKASRYPRQLSGGEQQRVAIARALLMKPQYLFADEPTGSLDTANAEKVMTIIKEVNRAQGTTVVLVTHDPDYAAMAQRQIQLADGRVIKDQTSAV from the coding sequence ATGGGTATTGTTGTCAACGACATCACTAAATCCTTTGGTGATCCTCCAACTTATGCTCTGAATGGCATCACACTGAAAATCGAGGATGGGGAATTTGTCTCGCTGTCTGGAAAGTCCGGATCGGGCAAAAGTACATTACTGTATATTTTAAGCAGTCTGGACAACCCCACGCTGGGGAAAGTTCAAATTTCCGGCCGAGAGGTCATTACAATGAACTCTGACGACCTGTATGAGTTTCGCAATCAAAAGATGGGATTTATATTTCAATTTCACTATCTGATCGGTGAGCTGACCACTTTGGAAAATATATTGATGCCGGCTAGAAAGTTTCAGCAGGAAGCAGAAAAACTTCCCGAAGCCCGAGCTCTTCTCGAGCAATTTGAATTGCACGAGAAAGCTTCTCGCTATCCCCGACAACTATCAGGAGGTGAACAGCAACGCGTAGCCATTGCCCGAGCGCTACTGATGAAACCACAATATCTCTTCGCGGATGAACCCACGGGCAGTTTGGATACAGCCAATGCGGAAAAAGTCATGACAATCATTAAAGAGGTCAACCGAGCACAGGGAACCACGGTGGTCCTTGTGACCCATGATCCCGACTATGCAGCCATGGCCCAAAGACAGATCCAACTTGCTGATGGCCGAGTCATCAAAGACCAAACTAGCGCTGTCTAG